One window of the Triticum dicoccoides isolate Atlit2015 ecotype Zavitan chromosome 3B, WEW_v2.0, whole genome shotgun sequence genome contains the following:
- the LOC119275169 gene encoding probable serine incorporator produces the protein MKAGTAIAALVHWCSFLRSSDRSMTLDGGMPATTDGAGVPPAAERGGSGCGARVAPEVVVERDGGSGAGATIPATERAAAVAIPAMERDGGGSAGVAPTEAESDGGGRSCGEHCVIQVVEESCCARCVCVGPNPMMARYVYALIFLVTNLLAWTVRDYGHSVLGELRRLKGCQGARYCLGAEGVLRISLGCFLFFFVMFLSTMKTRKVHDCRNSWHSEWWPVKIVLWMALTAVPFFAPSPLIQLYGKVAHFGAGAFLVIQLISVTRFITWLNDCCRSELNLKRCHMQVLVVSIVTYVGSILGIVLMYIWYAPTSACKLNILFITVTLALVQLMTFVSVNSKVKAGYLAPGLMGIYIVFLCWSAIRSEPHTEMCNRKAAVATSADWLNIASFVIAVIVVVAATFSTGIDSKCIQFKSAETESEDDDIPYGFGFFHFVFAMGAMYFAMLFIGWNAHQEMEKWTIDVGWASTWVRVGNEWLAAITYIWMIVAPIVWKRRQVGSSSTCA, from the exons GAAAGCCGGCACAGCTATAGCAGCACTCGTCCATTGGTGCTCGTTCTTGCGATCAAGCGATCGGTCGATGACGCTTGACGGCGGCATGCCAGCCACCACCGACGGCGCCGGCGTGCCCCCGGCCGCAGAGAGGGGCGGCAGCGGCTGCGGTGCCCGCGTGGCgccggaggtggtggtggagcgggATGGCGGTAGCGGTGCCGGCGCTACAATCCCTGCGACGGAGAGGGCTGCCGCCGTGGCGATCCCTGCGATGGAGAGGGACGGCGGCGGCTCTGCCGGCGTGGCGCCGACTGAGGCGGAGAGCGACGGCGGCGGGAGGAGCTGCGGCGAGCACTGCGTCATCCAGGTGGTGGAGGAGTCGTGCTGCGCGCGGTGCGTGTGCGTGGGCCCGAACCCGATGATGGCGCGGTACGTGTACGCGCTCATCTTCCTGGTGACCAACCTGCTGGCCTGGACGGTCCGCGACTACGGCCACTCGGTGCTGGGCGAGCTCCGGCGGCTCAAGGGCTGCCAGGGCGCGCGCTACTGCCTGGGCGCCGAGGGCGTGCTGCGcatcagcctcggctgcttcctcttcttcttcgtcatgtTCCTGTCCACCATGAAGACGCGGAAGGTGCACGACTGCCGCAACTCGTGGCACTCCGAGTGGTGGCCCGTCAAGATCGTGCTCTGGATGGCCCTCACCGCCGTCCCCTTCTTCGCGCCCTCGCCGCTCATCCAGCTCTACG GGAAGGTGGCACATTTCGGAGCAGG GGCGTTCCTCGTGATCCAGCTCATCAGCGTGACCAGGTTCATCACGTGGCTCAACGACTGCTGCCGATCGGAGCTGAACCTCAAGAGATG CCACATGCAGGTGCTGGTGGTGTCGATCGTGACGTACGTGGGGTCCATCCTGGGGATCGTGCTCATGTACATCTGGTACGCGCCCACGTCGGCCTGCAAGCTCAACATCCTCTTCATCACCGTCACCCTCGCGCTGGTGCAGCTCATGACATTCGTCTCCGTCAACTCCAAG GTGAAGGCGGGGTACCTGGCGCCGGGGCTGATGGGGATCTACATCGTGTTCCTCTGCTGGTCCGCGATCAGAAG TGAGCCGCACACGGAGATGTGCAACAGGAAAGCAGCGGTCGCGACGAGCGCAGACTGGCTCAACATCGCG AGCTTCGTGATCGCCGTGATCGTCGTCGTCGCGGCCACCTTCTCGACAGGGatagactcaaagtgtatccagttCAAGAGCGCCGAGACGGAGTCCGAGGACGACGACATCCCGTACGGGTTCGGCTTCTTCCACTTCGTGTTCGCCATGGGCGCCATGTACTTCGCCATGCTCTTCATCGGCTGGAACGCGCATCAGGAAATGGAGAa GTGGACGATCGACGTGGGCTGGGCGAGCACGTGGGTGCGCGTCGGCAACGAGTGGCTGGCGGCGATCACGTACA TATGGATGATCGTCGCTCCGATCGTGTGGAAGCGGAGGCAGGTGGGGTCCTCGTCCACGTGTGCGTGA